One genomic window of Streptomyces sp. WP-1 includes the following:
- a CDS encoding MFS transporter, with amino-acid sequence MRRIHVGNALSAFGLGFTVPYLYVYVAQVRGLGAMTAGLVLAVFAVAALIVLPFAGRAIVRRGPLPVLLAALVTAALGALSLGLAGSAWSVLLAASALGAGQAVMQPALATMIVDCSSADTRSRAFAMQFFLQNLGLGIGGLIGGHLVDTTRVSSFTLLFAIEAAMFLLLVAVMATVRMPHSPRMEGAPASAKGSWKRLLGNRAMVQLCVLGFVLFFACYGQFESGLSAYGVEAAGISTSTLGTALAANTLMIVVAQFAVLRFVERARRTRVIALVGLIWAVAWVAAGYAGLGHGSQEMATAAFVSTYALFGLGEAMLSPTVAPLVADLAPEGLAGQYNSAFALVKQLALAVGPAVGGPLGASLHAPYIVTFVLFSLGITYLALRLGRQLTAVQDQPWSVRASRVVSRGAAPAEAVTAEA; translated from the coding sequence ATGCGCCGGATCCACGTGGGCAACGCGCTCAGCGCATTCGGACTCGGCTTCACGGTCCCCTACCTGTACGTCTATGTGGCGCAGGTGCGGGGTCTCGGGGCCATGACGGCGGGACTGGTGCTCGCCGTCTTCGCCGTGGCCGCGTTGATCGTGCTGCCGTTCGCCGGCCGGGCGATCGTGCGGCGCGGCCCGCTGCCGGTCCTGCTCGCCGCCCTGGTCACCGCCGCGCTCGGGGCGCTGAGCCTGGGGCTCGCGGGCAGCGCGTGGTCCGTGCTGCTCGCCGCTTCGGCGCTCGGTGCCGGCCAGGCCGTGATGCAGCCGGCGCTGGCCACGATGATCGTGGACTGCTCCAGCGCCGACACCCGCTCCCGGGCCTTCGCGATGCAGTTCTTCCTGCAGAACCTGGGCCTCGGCATCGGCGGCCTCATCGGCGGTCACCTGGTCGACACCACGCGCGTCTCCTCGTTCACCCTGCTGTTCGCGATCGAGGCGGCGATGTTCCTGCTGCTGGTCGCGGTGATGGCGACCGTGCGGATGCCGCACTCCCCCCGCATGGAGGGTGCGCCCGCGTCGGCGAAGGGCAGCTGGAAGCGGCTGCTCGGCAACCGGGCGATGGTGCAGCTGTGCGTGCTGGGCTTCGTGCTGTTCTTCGCCTGCTACGGGCAGTTCGAGTCGGGTCTGAGCGCCTACGGCGTGGAGGCCGCCGGGATCTCCACCTCCACGCTGGGTACGGCCCTGGCCGCGAACACGCTGATGATCGTGGTCGCCCAGTTCGCCGTGCTGCGGTTCGTGGAGCGCGCCCGGCGCACCCGGGTGATCGCCCTGGTGGGTCTCATCTGGGCGGTGGCCTGGGTGGCCGCGGGTTACGCGGGGCTCGGGCACGGCAGCCAGGAGATGGCGACGGCCGCGTTCGTGTCGACGTACGCGCTGTTCGGTCTCGGCGAGGCGATGCTGTCGCCGACGGTGGCCCCGCTGGTCGCCGATCTGGCGCCGGAGGGTCTCGCCGGTCAGTACAACTCGGCGTTCGCGCTGGTCAAGCAGCTGGCGCTGGCCGTCGGACCGGCGGTGGGCGGTCCGCTGGGGGCGTCGCTGCACGCGCCGTACATCGTGACCTTCGTGCTGTTCTCGCTGGGCATCACGTATCTGGCGCTGCGGCTCGGGCGACAGCTCACGGCGGTGCAGGACCAGCCGTGGTCGGTGCGGGCGAGCCGAGTGGTCAGCCGGGGTGCGGCTCCCGCGGAGGCGGTGACCGCGGAGGCGTGA
- a CDS encoding SpoIIE family protein phosphatase has translation MNFTRWSARLPGTQRRAAARTDPAVPTDRRGEGSVPAARAGGPADGTGPVPAVDELPARDVLDRVPALVALVHGPDHRLAYVNEAYTTAFGPRPTGAPAHEALPELAGLGLLPLLDQVLRSGRPRTLKSRRAVDGRSYTFTCTPVAADDGDGAVLVFATDVTDHAEAAERLRASERRQRETAVTLQRSLLPQDLEEPDDLRVAATYQPGGTEAAVGGDWYDVITLGGGRTALVIGDVMGRGVRAAAVMGQLRTAVRAYARLDLPPHEVLQLLDGLATEIDPHQIATCAYAVHDPNEGRLVYASAGHLPILVRDEHGIVSRADEPTGPPLGTGGWMHSSGSIALLPGSTAVLYTDGLVERRNEDLDEGIAALERALSGATGSPQVVCDRLVRSAGVTADHDDDVAVLVLQHPARKGPDGELFRNAALELLGGVEAAPRARAFASGVLTSWRFPAELHDLGVLATSELVANSLQHGTPPMRLRLRRTDRRLIVEVTDGDDHLPRRRRAEPADESGRGIAIVATIASTWGCRRTPGGGKAVWCEFLLPKPRP, from the coding sequence GTGAACTTCACGCGCTGGAGCGCCCGGCTCCCCGGAACGCAGCGCCGCGCCGCCGCGCGGACCGATCCCGCGGTACCCACGGACCGGCGCGGGGAAGGCTCCGTGCCCGCGGCCCGCGCCGGGGGCCCCGCCGACGGCACCGGCCCGGTCCCCGCCGTCGACGAACTGCCCGCCCGCGACGTCCTCGACCGCGTCCCGGCCCTCGTCGCCCTCGTGCACGGCCCCGACCACCGCCTCGCCTACGTCAACGAGGCCTATACGACGGCCTTCGGCCCCCGCCCCACCGGCGCCCCCGCCCACGAGGCCCTGCCCGAACTCGCCGGACTGGGCCTGCTCCCGCTGCTCGACCAGGTGCTGCGCAGCGGCCGCCCGCGCACCCTGAAGTCCCGCCGCGCGGTCGACGGCCGCTCCTACACGTTCACCTGCACCCCCGTCGCCGCGGACGACGGCGACGGCGCGGTCCTCGTCTTCGCCACCGACGTCACCGACCACGCGGAAGCCGCCGAACGGCTGCGCGCCAGCGAACGCCGCCAGCGCGAGACCGCCGTCACCCTCCAGCGCTCCCTGCTCCCGCAGGACCTGGAGGAACCCGACGACCTGCGCGTCGCCGCCACCTACCAGCCCGGCGGCACCGAGGCCGCGGTCGGCGGCGACTGGTACGACGTGATCACCCTCGGCGGCGGCCGCACCGCGCTCGTCATCGGCGACGTCATGGGCCGGGGCGTGCGCGCCGCCGCGGTCATGGGCCAGCTGCGCACCGCCGTGCGCGCCTACGCCCGCCTCGACCTGCCCCCGCACGAGGTGCTGCAACTCCTGGACGGCCTCGCCACCGAGATCGACCCCCACCAGATCGCCACCTGCGCCTACGCCGTCCACGACCCCAACGAGGGGCGGCTGGTGTACGCCTCCGCCGGGCACCTGCCCATCCTGGTCCGCGACGAGCACGGCATCGTCTCCCGCGCCGACGAACCCACCGGCCCGCCGCTCGGCACCGGCGGCTGGATGCACTCCTCCGGCTCGATCGCGCTGCTCCCCGGCTCCACCGCGGTCCTCTACACCGACGGCCTGGTGGAGCGCAGGAACGAAGACCTGGACGAGGGCATCGCCGCCCTGGAACGCGCCCTGTCCGGTGCCACCGGCTCACCCCAGGTCGTCTGCGACCGCCTGGTCCGCTCGGCCGGCGTCACCGCCGACCACGACGACGACGTGGCCGTCCTCGTCCTCCAGCACCCTGCGCGCAAGGGCCCCGACGGCGAGCTGTTCCGCAACGCGGCCCTGGAACTCCTCGGCGGCGTCGAGGCCGCCCCGCGCGCCCGCGCCTTCGCCTCCGGCGTCCTCACCAGCTGGCGCTTCCCCGCCGAACTGCACGACCTCGGCGTCCTCGCCACCAGCGAACTCGTCGCCAACAGCCTCCAGCACGGCACCCCGCCCATGCGCCTGCGGCTGCGCCGCACCGACCGCCGCCTCATCGTGGAGGTCACCGACGGCGACGACCACCTCCCCCGGCGCCGCCGCGCCGAACCGGCCGACGAGTCCGGCCGGGGCATCGCCATCGTCGCCACCATCGCCTCCACCTGGGGCTGCCGCCGCACCCCGGGCGGCGGCAAGGCGGTCTGGTGCGAATTCCTGCTGCCGAAACCCAGACCCTGA
- a CDS encoding type IV secretory system conjugative DNA transfer family protein, with the protein MGPDARAPRENRRPQERQGHGGIPDGLLLGILAFLLGITVLVWTATGLAALFAHGAWPAGVTFPHTPMAMRHLLSRPHDLAGAWPDAPASGLSGWGLFWGLFIAELMILLVATVFVLGTVARWRAARARARAGAGGPASAPDPAPAPEPMPMPTPEPVTAPAAPVEAPQRYDVPVQRHEMPGVPVAVEQPPAEPALAQLPAEGRPRAGREKIVIAPPDIRRTAAAQAVRDAAGPALVVTSDPSLWAETKDARAKLGPTHLYDPAHRCDTPARLHWSPTAGCADKQTALQRATALLAPVRPTARIDQAVVDTATTLLRSYLHAAALENRTVRHVHRWAQGIQVQDAVRTLRTHPKAAAGAAGELEAALTAHPERRDVAQELTGRALAALSTVNIREACTPNRTDALALDSFADEGGTLYVVGESIEDPRSTPGAMPLLTALVSSVVEHGRHMAARSSSGRLDPPLTLVLDDIAAVAPFPQLPDLLATGDEQGLPALALLRSREQARARWPHQELPGLPGLPV; encoded by the coding sequence GTGGGACCGGACGCTCGCGCACCCCGGGAGAACCGGCGGCCGCAGGAGAGGCAGGGGCACGGCGGCATCCCCGACGGGCTGCTGCTCGGCATCCTCGCCTTCCTGCTCGGCATCACCGTGCTGGTGTGGACGGCGACGGGCCTCGCGGCCCTCTTCGCCCACGGCGCCTGGCCCGCGGGCGTCACCTTCCCGCACACCCCCATGGCCATGCGCCATCTGCTCAGCCGCCCCCACGACCTCGCCGGTGCCTGGCCCGACGCCCCCGCGTCCGGACTGTCCGGCTGGGGTCTGTTCTGGGGGCTGTTCATCGCCGAGCTGATGATCCTGCTCGTCGCCACCGTGTTCGTGCTGGGGACGGTGGCACGCTGGCGGGCGGCCCGGGCGAGGGCACGAGCCGGCGCGGGCGGACCCGCATCGGCTCCAGACCCGGCCCCGGCCCCGGAGCCGATGCCCATGCCCACGCCCGAGCCGGTCACGGCGCCCGCGGCCCCCGTCGAGGCACCGCAGCGGTACGACGTCCCGGTGCAGCGGCACGAGATGCCGGGGGTCCCGGTCGCGGTCGAACAGCCGCCCGCCGAGCCCGCGTTGGCCCAACTGCCCGCGGAGGGGCGCCCCCGGGCCGGGCGGGAGAAGATCGTCATCGCGCCGCCGGACATCCGCCGTACGGCCGCCGCACAGGCCGTACGGGACGCGGCGGGGCCCGCGCTCGTCGTCACCTCGGACCCGTCCCTGTGGGCGGAGACCAAGGACGCCAGGGCCAAGCTGGGCCCCACCCATCTCTACGACCCGGCCCACCGCTGCGACACCCCGGCCCGGCTGCACTGGTCCCCCACGGCCGGCTGCGCGGACAAGCAGACCGCGCTCCAGCGGGCGACCGCGCTCCTCGCCCCCGTGCGGCCCACCGCCCGCATCGACCAGGCCGTGGTGGACACGGCGACCACCCTCCTGCGCAGCTATCTGCACGCCGCCGCGCTGGAGAACCGCACGGTCCGGCACGTCCACCGCTGGGCCCAGGGCATCCAGGTACAGGACGCCGTACGCACCCTGCGCACCCACCCCAAGGCCGCCGCGGGAGCCGCCGGCGAGCTTGAGGCCGCCCTCACCGCGCATCCGGAACGCCGGGACGTCGCCCAGGAGTTGACCGGCCGGGCGCTCGCCGCGCTCTCCACGGTCAACATCCGCGAGGCATGCACCCCCAACCGAACTGACGCGCTCGCCTTGGATTCCTTCGCCGACGAAGGGGGCACGCTTTATGTAGTCGGTGAATCCATCGAGGACCCGAGGAGCACGCCCGGCGCGATGCCCCTCCTGACGGCTCTCGTCTCCAGCGTGGTCGAGCACGGCCGGCACATGGCCGCACGGTCATCCTCCGGTCGGCTCGACCCACCACTGACGCTGGTCCTGGACGACATCGCCGCCGTCGCCCCCTTCCCCCAGCTCCCGGATCTGCTGGCCACCGGGGACGAACAGGGCCTGCCGGCGCTCGCCCTGCTCCGCTCACGCGAACAGGCCCGCGCCCGCTGGCCGCACCAGGAACTGCCGGGCCTGCCCGGACTCCCGGTCTGA
- a CDS encoding GNAT family N-acetyltransferase: MTRSTSDEYVVRAIRPAEWEKVRGLRLDALRDPAAPLAFLESYEEAAAKADLFWQDRAAGSGEGSATARQLIAELPDGSWAGSLTVLIEEAGTQDWAGFPVERRQGHVVGVYVRPEHRGNGLIKAMFDAGVAWAWERGAERVRLLVHADNERAQGAYRKAGFGPSGVRVPFVKDAAQDELEFVLNR; encoded by the coding sequence ATGACCAGGTCGACCAGCGATGAGTACGTCGTACGCGCCATACGCCCCGCGGAGTGGGAGAAGGTGAGGGGCCTGCGGCTGGACGCGCTGCGGGACCCGGCCGCGCCGCTCGCCTTTCTGGAGAGCTACGAGGAGGCGGCCGCGAAGGCGGACCTCTTCTGGCAGGACCGGGCGGCCGGTTCGGGCGAGGGGTCGGCGACGGCGCGGCAGCTCATCGCCGAGCTGCCCGACGGGTCATGGGCCGGTTCGCTGACCGTGCTGATCGAGGAGGCCGGCACCCAGGACTGGGCCGGGTTCCCGGTGGAGCGCCGGCAGGGGCATGTCGTCGGTGTCTATGTGCGGCCGGAGCACCGGGGGAACGGGCTGATCAAGGCCATGTTCGACGCGGGGGTGGCCTGGGCGTGGGAGCGCGGTGCCGAGCGGGTGCGGCTGCTGGTCCACGCGGACAACGAGCGGGCGCAGGGCGCCTACCGCAAGGCGGGGTTCGGGCCGAGCGGGGTGCGGGTGCCGTTCGTGAAGGACGCGGCACAGGACGAGCTGGAGTTCGTACTGAACCGCTAG
- a CDS encoding MarR family winged helix-turn-helix transcriptional regulator yields MADTAGVTEPTLEEQIAAYQREFQDLDPQVEKIVSALSRLNRRMNVAYGRQTAALGISNAEWEVLKALVLSGAPYRLGPSDLAKRLGLTPAAMTHRIDRMVTEGLVTRERDEANRVRVIIELTTEGREKWLEAMRLATVFEEDLLQDLTPAERSVLGEVLTTLLRRVEHAQPDAGGRLSDLD; encoded by the coding sequence ATGGCCGACACCGCCGGCGTCACTGAGCCGACCCTCGAAGAACAGATCGCCGCCTACCAGCGCGAGTTCCAGGACCTCGACCCCCAGGTCGAGAAGATCGTGTCGGCCCTGTCCCGGCTCAACCGCCGGATGAACGTCGCGTACGGCCGCCAGACCGCCGCCCTCGGCATCAGCAACGCCGAGTGGGAGGTGCTGAAGGCGCTGGTCCTCTCCGGCGCCCCGTACCGCCTCGGCCCCAGCGACCTCGCCAAGCGCCTCGGCCTCACCCCGGCCGCCATGACCCACCGGATCGACCGCATGGTCACCGAGGGGCTGGTCACCCGGGAGCGCGACGAGGCCAACCGGGTGCGGGTCATCATCGAGCTGACCACCGAGGGCCGGGAGAAGTGGCTGGAGGCGATGCGCCTCGCGACCGTCTTCGAGGAGGACCTGCTCCAGGACCTCACCCCCGCGGAGCGCTCGGTCCTCGGCGAGGTCCTCACCACGCTCCTGCGCCGGGTGGAACACGCCCAGCCGGACGCCGGCGGCCGCCTCAGCGACCTCGACTGA
- a CDS encoding ATP-binding protein — protein sequence MRDPLSVLTEAFTSFLFGKVETTRLPVRTSTGQAQAVYLPTAAPGLGDSGVIIGREVYSGKGYIYDPFQLYGQQLPAPHWLVLGESGNGKSALEKTYVLRQLRFRDRQVVVLDAQGEDGVGEWNLIAEELGITPIRLDPTAALNHGIRLNPLDPAITTTGQLALLRTIIEVALGHGLDERSGFALKVAHSYVNETIVNRQPVLTDIVEQLRHPEPESAEAMNVALDDVRAWGLDVALVLDRLVDGDLRGMFDGPTTVGIDLDAPLIVFDLSHIDRNSIAMPILMAIVGVWLEHTWIRPDRKKRIFLVEEAWHIINSPFVAQLFQRLLKFGRRLGLSFVAVVHHLSDVVDGAAAKEAAAILKMASTRTIYAQKADEARATGRVLGLPRWAVEIIPTLTPGIAVWDVNGNVQVVKHLITESERPLVFTDRAMTESSSDHAPDDVLRAAELEAEQRAAAFVEQHLGDSESTVA from the coding sequence ATGCGGGATCCGCTGTCCGTCCTCACCGAGGCGTTCACCTCCTTCCTCTTCGGGAAGGTCGAGACGACCCGGCTGCCGGTGCGCACCTCCACGGGCCAGGCCCAGGCGGTCTACCTGCCCACGGCCGCGCCCGGCCTCGGGGACTCCGGCGTCATCATCGGCCGCGAGGTCTACTCCGGGAAGGGCTACATCTACGACCCCTTCCAGCTCTACGGCCAGCAGCTCCCGGCCCCGCACTGGCTGGTCCTCGGCGAGTCCGGCAACGGCAAGTCGGCGCTGGAGAAGACCTATGTGCTGCGCCAGCTGCGCTTCCGCGACCGCCAGGTCGTCGTCCTCGACGCACAGGGCGAGGACGGGGTCGGCGAGTGGAACCTCATCGCCGAGGAGCTGGGGATAACGCCGATCCGGCTGGACCCCACGGCCGCCCTGAACCACGGCATCCGCCTCAACCCGCTGGACCCGGCGATCACCACCACCGGCCAGCTGGCGCTGCTGCGCACCATCATCGAGGTGGCGCTGGGCCACGGCCTGGACGAGCGCTCCGGCTTCGCCCTCAAGGTCGCCCACTCCTACGTCAACGAGACCATCGTGAACCGCCAGCCGGTCCTCACCGACATCGTGGAGCAGCTACGGCACCCCGAGCCGGAGTCGGCCGAGGCGATGAACGTCGCCCTGGACGACGTACGGGCCTGGGGCCTGGACGTCGCCCTGGTCCTGGACCGACTGGTCGACGGCGACCTGCGCGGCATGTTCGACGGCCCGACCACGGTCGGCATCGACCTCGACGCCCCGCTCATCGTCTTCGACCTCTCCCACATCGACCGCAACTCCATCGCCATGCCCATCCTGATGGCGATCGTCGGCGTGTGGCTGGAGCACACCTGGATCCGGCCCGACCGCAAGAAGCGCATCTTCCTGGTCGAAGAGGCCTGGCACATCATCAACAGCCCGTTCGTGGCCCAGCTGTTCCAGCGTCTGCTGAAGTTCGGCCGGCGCCTCGGCCTGTCCTTCGTGGCGGTCGTCCACCATCTGTCCGACGTGGTGGACGGCGCGGCCGCGAAGGAGGCGGCGGCGATCCTGAAGATGGCCTCGACCAGGACGATCTACGCCCAGAAGGCCGACGAGGCACGGGCCACCGGGCGCGTCCTCGGCCTGCCACGCTGGGCCGTCGAGATCATCCCGACGCTGACCCCGGGCATCGCGGTCTGGGACGTCAACGGCAATGTCCAGGTGGTCAAACACCTCATCACCGAGTCCGAACGCCCGCTGGTCTTCACCGACCGCGCGATGACCGAGTCCTCCAGCGACCACGCGCCGGACGACGTCCTGCGCGCCGCGGAACTGGAGGCGGAGCAGCGGGCCGCGGCCTTCGTGGAACAGCACCTCGGCGACTCCGAGTCGACGGTCGCGTAG